In Tachysurus fulvidraco isolate hzauxx_2018 chromosome 25, HZAU_PFXX_2.0, whole genome shotgun sequence, the following proteins share a genomic window:
- the LOC113651761 gene encoding uncharacterized protein LOC113651761: MCSDNPEDYDDEDVVEDVAHQPVIKVNLPTRIKIQRPDSPETGVTSVTQDRQTSVHNEGVYFTAQRRQPYPEEINMEVEDNESYVFPSEAQGRETLNIQTEPSVPEPTHSPSSTADSTDELALPYIFTAMLNTLRILNIVELQCFVRTLCSQCDGQLEFRQLEQEGEIDVLDVVDRMLEKWSRGETLHNTIRTLYDINKRDLAASLESVCRRV, encoded by the exons ATGTGTAGTGACAATCcagaagattatgatgatgaagaCGTCGTTGAAGATGTTGCTCATCAGCCTGTTATTAAAGTCAATTTACCCACCAG gatcaAGATTCAACGCCCAGACTCGCCAGAAACAGGCGTCACCTCAGTCACACAAGACCGACAAACCAGTGTCCATAATGAGGGGGTATACTTTACTGCTCAAAG gaggcAGCCGTACCCAGAAGAAATTAATATGGAGGTAGAAGATAATGAGAGTTATGTGTTTCCGAGTGAAGCCCAAGGCAGAGAGACGCTGAATATTCAGACTGAACCAAGTGTTCCTGaacccacacactctccctcttcTACAGCAGATTCGACAGATGAACTTGCCCTGCCCTATATATTCACG gccatGTTGAACACACTTAGGATTCTTAACATCGTGGAGCTGCAGTGTTTCGTGCGCACTCTGTGCTCTCAGTGTGACGGGCAGCTGGAGTTCCGGCAGCTGGAGCAGGAGGGTGAGATCGACGTCCTGGACGTGGTGGACCGAATGCTGGAGAAATGGAGCAGAGGAGAGACGTTACACAACACCATACGCACACTGTACGACATCAACAAGCGAGACCTTGCTGCCAGTCTGGAGAGTGTGTGCAGAAGAG TTTGA